The Luteibacter flocculans genomic interval CGCATGGGCGGCGATCGCCTGCCCGAGCAGCGGGGCGCCGAGAAGACCGTGATCTACGTGGACCTCAAGGACATCGCTGCCGATCTGGGCCACTCGCTGTATCCTCGCGTGCTGCTCATGGACGCCGACTCCGCGAGCATCTATGCGCGTGACTGGACGCCCGGCTTCATGCCGCCGGCGCGCCACCGCGCCTACGCCTTCCAGTGGTTCACCTTCGCCCTTGCGGCGGTGGTGATCTTTGTCCTCCTGCACCGCAAGCGACGTTGAGCAGCGGCCCGAGAACCCATGACCGATTCGAACGCCAAGTCCACCACACCGCGCAGCGGGCGCTTCAAGCTCGTGCTGATCATGCTGGTCTTCCTGGCTCCCATCGTCGCTGCCGGGATACTGACCCTGTCCGGCTGGCAGCCGCAGGGCAAGGGCAACGGCCAGCCGATCGTGCCGCAGCGCAGCGTAGCCGACGTGCGCGTGGATGCGGGCGGCAAGCCGTGGGCGTGGCGCGACAGTGAGCCTCGCCTCACCCTGGTGGCGTTGCCTGGCCCGGGCTGCGCCGAGCGCTGCGTGCAGACCCTGGCGCTGATGCGCAATGCGCGCATCGTGCTCAATCGCAATGCCGACCGCCTGCGGTTGCTGTACATCGGCGCGCCGCCCGTCGCGGCAGGTTCCGATGCTGTGATGACCGATTACGTCGTCGGCACTGACCCGGCAGATGCCTTCGCCGAATTCCGTCCGCGCGAGGCGGACAGCGTTGCGGCCGTGCTGGTCGAGTCGAACGCCACGGCGCTGGCCTGGTATCCGGCGGGCTTCGACCCTAACGGCTTGCGCAAGGACCTGCAGAAGGTGATCCGCTGATGTCGCCCCGCACCGTGAAGATTCTCCGCACGCTTGCCTTGCTGGCAGCGTTGTTCGCCTTCGGCGTCGTGATGTTCGGCGCGTTCGTGCGCCTGTCCAATGCCGGTCTGTCGTGCCCGGATTGGCCGACCTGCTACGGCAAGGCCACATGGCCCGGGCATGCACAGGACATCGCACAGGCGAACCAGGCCTTCCCCGATCGCCCGTTCGAAACGCACAAGGCGTGGCGCGAACAGGTGCATCGTTTCCTCGCCGGCAGCCTCGGCGTGATGGTGCTGGCGATTGCCGTGGTTGCGGCGTGGCGTCGCCGGTTCGCGGTGTCTGCCGTGCTCGTGGCGGCGGTGTTCGCCGCGGTGGGCGTGGTGATGTACATGCGCGGCGAACACGTCGTGTCGTCGTGCCTGTCGGCGCTGGCGATCGCCTTGCCGCTGGTGGCCGCAGCCACGCTGCCGCGACCGGGTGCATGGAAGGTCGGCGTGGCTGTGCTGGCCGTGATCATCTTCCAGGCCATGCTCGGCATGTGGACGGTCACGCTGCTGCTGAAACCCATCGTGGTGATGGGTCACCTGCTGGGCGGCCTCGCCACCTTCGCGCTGCTTGCCTGGGCTGCATTGCGCTGGTGGCGCGTCGGTTCGCCGGACGATCGCTACGCGGCGTTGCGTGCGCCGGTCGCGCTCGGCATCGCGGTGCTGGTCTGCCAGATCGCTCTCGGCGGCTGGACCAGCTCCAACTACGCCGCGCTTGCCTGCGGCACCGATTTCCCGAAGTGCCTGGGCGAATGGTGGCCACAGACGGATTTCCACGAAGGTTTCGTGCTCTGGCGCGGCATTGGCGTGAACTACGAAGGCGGCGTGCTCGACATGGCCGCGCGCAGCGCGATCCAGATCGCCCACCGCATCGGTGCGCTGGTGACCTTCTGCTATCTCGGCTGGCTCTCGCATCGGCTCGCGCGTGCCGGCTTGCGCAAGGCGGGTATCGCTGTCGCCGTCGTGCTGGTGGCCCAGGTGCTGCTCGGCATCGGTAACGTCCATCTCGGCCTGCCGCTGCCGGTTGCCACAGCGCACAATGGCGTCGCTGCGCTGCTGCTGTTTACCCTGCTGGTCGCGCTTGCCAGCACGCAGCGCCTTCCGGCGCCGGAGTCTCCGTGAGCATCCTCGGTCAATACCTGGAACTGACCAAGCCGCGCGTCGTCGCGCTGCTGGTGTTCTGCGCGGTCATCGGCATGTTTCTCGCCGTGGACGCGAATGGGCAGCGGGTGCTCCCCACCTGGCACGCCGTCGTCTTCGGCACGCTCGGCATATGGTTAGCGTCTGCGTCGGCTGCCGCGTTCAATCACCTGATCGATCAGCGCATCGATAAGCTGATGGCGCGCACCTCGCATCGTCCGCTCGCGACGGGACAGCTCACGCCGATGCAGGTGTTCGTGTTCGCCATGGCGCTTGGCATCGTCTCGATGCTGGTGCTGGTGTTCCTGGTCAACATGCTTACCGCGGTGCTGACCTTCTTCTCGCTGATCGGTTACGCCGTGATCTACACCGCGTACCTCAAACGTGCGACGCCGCAGAACATCGTGATCGGCGGCATCGCCGGTGCGGCGCCGCCCATGCTGGGCTGGACCGCGGTCACCGATTCGCTCCACCCGTACGCCCTGCAGTTGCTGCTGATCATCTTTGTGTGGACGCCGCCGCATTTCTGGGCGCTGGCCATCTTCCGCGTGGACGACTACTCACGCGCACAGGTGCCGATGTTGCCGGTGACGCATGGCGTGACCTATACGCGTTGGCACATTCTTTTCTACACGATCCTGCTCTTTGTCGTGACGCTGCTGCCGTTCTTTACCGGCATGAGCGGCCTGATCTACCTGTTCGGCGCCGTCGTGCTCGGCGCGGGCTTCCTCTGGTATGCGGTGCGCCTGCTCAACCCGCCGGACGAAATGTTCGCCATGCGTACGTTCAACTACTCCATCATCTACCTGATGGTGTTGTTCGCGTTCCTGCTGGCCGATCACTGGCTGGTGGACCCGGTGATCCAGACGGGCTTGCGCTTCGAGCCGGTGGCCTGAGCGCGTTAGCGATCCAGAGCGTCGCGTAGCCAGTCGGTGACGCGCTCGGGATGTTCCAGATGAAGATGGTGGCCGCCGTCCATGTGGGTGACGTGGATGTCGTCCACGCAGTCGATGCGTACCTGCAGCGCCTCGGGCTCAAGGTAGGGCGGATGCGGCCGGGCGAGCAGCAGTGACGTCGGCGCAGCCAGGCCAAGCAGCAGCGCCATGATCTGCGTTTCCGCCAGGCGGATGGCCGTGGGGCGCGACAGGCGCGGGTCGCTGCGCCAGCTGTAGCCCCCCTCGACCTCGCGCAGGCCGCGCTCGACGATGGGGCGCGCCAGATCCGCGTCCAGGCCGCTCGCCATCGCGCGGGCGCGGGCCGCATCCTCGATGCTCGGAAACACGCGCAGCGGGCGGGTCGCGCCGGGTGTCACGACCATGGCTTCGCGAAAACGATCGAGCGTGCGCGAACCGTCGTCGCCCAGCGGACCCAGGCCTTCGATCAGGGCCAGACCACGGATGCGTTCCGGTGCCGCAATGGCCACCATCGTCGCCACGCCCGCGCCGAGCGAGTGCCCGAGCAGGTGGAAGCGGGGCAGTGCGAGCGCATCGGCCGCCGCGAGCACGGCGCGCGCGTAGTCGAGGTACTGGTAGATCGTGCTGTCGGGCAGGTGATCGGATCGACCGTGGCCCGGCAGATCGAGCGCGATCACATGGAAGCGATTGGCGAGTCGCGGGGCGATCAACGCAAAACTGGCAGCGTTGTCGAGCCAGCCATGCACCATCAGCAGCGGCGGCGCATCCGGTTGCCCCCAGGCCAGGGCCGACAGCTCCAGCCCCGGCACCGAAACGGTCAACTCACGCATGTGCGCCGGCCTTGCGCGCCCTCTCGCGCGCTTCTGCGAGGCGCACCGCTGCCGCTGCGGCGTCATAGTCCTCCGCGAACTCCGGCCAGCCCTGCGTGTGGCGCAGCACCAGATCGGCGATGGCGTCGACATGCGTGGACGTGGCGTTCAGGCAGGGGATGTAGCTCAGTGTGTCGCCGCCGGCCTCGCGGAAGAACTCGCCGTTCTGCATGGCGATTTCCTCCAGCGTTTCGAGGCAATCGACCGCGAATCCAGGGCTGATGACGTCGATACGCTTGATGCCCTGCGCGCCGAAGGCCTTCACCGTCTCGTCGGTATAGGGGTGCAGCCAGCGTTCCCGGCCGACGCGCGATTGGAAACTCATGGGCGCTTCGTCTGCGCTCAGGCCCAGCGCCTCTCGCAGCAGGCGCGCCGTCGCGTGGCACTGGCAGAAGTAGGGATCGCCATTGCGCAGGTAGCGCTCGGGGATGCCATGGAAGCTCATGAGCAGCTTTTCGCCGCGTCCGTTCCGTTCCCAATGCGCCCGCACGCTGTCGGCAAGCGCGGCGATATACGCCGGCTCGGCGTGGTAGTCGTTGATCTGCCGCAGTTCCGGTGGCCAGCGCAGGCCCTTGATCGTGTCGGCCACGGCATCGAAGACACTGCCGGTGGAGGTGGCGGAATACTGCGGATACAGCGGAAGCACCAGCAGACGCCGCACGCCTTCGCGCTGCAACTGCGCGATGGTATCCGCCACGGCGGGCTTGCCGTAGCGCATGGCGAGCGCCACACGGATCGGGCCGGGCCGGCGTCGCCCGAGTTCCGTCTGCAGCGCGGCTGCCAGCGCTTCGCTGCCGACGCGCAACGGCGAACCCTGCTCGGTCCAGATGCGTGCATAAGCGTGCGCGGAGCGTTTCGGCCGCACACGCAGGATCACGCCGTGCAGGATGGCCATCCAGAGCAGGCGGGGGTATTCGATCACGCGTGGATCGCCCAGGAACTGCGCCAGATAAGGCCGCACGGCCGCGGCCGTGGGCGCATCAGGTGTACCGAGATTAACCAGCAGCACACCGGCCTGGGGGAGAGTGTCGTGGGAATGACCGGCAAGGCCGGTATAGTTTGGCGTACCTGGCATCGGCGTTCAGCGCTCGCGGGGATCGTTGCAGTCTGCCATAGGGCGGTGCAGCGACGCTCGTCGGGTCGCCGCCATCGATGCCCATCCGCGCCAGAAGGAGTCACCGATGTCCCCACGCCTGTTCAACCTGCTTGCCCTGGGATTCCTCACGCTGCTGCCCTCGATGGCGGCGCAGGCGGCAGACCCGCCGCGGACGCAAGCCGTCGAGGCCGTGCGGGTGCTGCGAGACATGGTCGAGGACGCGCCGGACAAGTCCCTGCCCACGG includes:
- the cyoE gene encoding heme o synthase, yielding MSILGQYLELTKPRVVALLVFCAVIGMFLAVDANGQRVLPTWHAVVFGTLGIWLASASAAAFNHLIDQRIDKLMARTSHRPLATGQLTPMQVFVFAMALGIVSMLVLVFLVNMLTAVLTFFSLIGYAVIYTAYLKRATPQNIVIGGIAGAAPPMLGWTAVTDSLHPYALQLLLIIFVWTPPHFWALAIFRVDDYSRAQVPMLPVTHGVTYTRWHILFYTILLFVVTLLPFFTGMSGLIYLFGAVVLGAGFLWYAVRLLNPPDEMFAMRTFNYSIIYLMVLFAFLLADHWLVDPVIQTGLRFEPVA
- the hemH gene encoding ferrochelatase yields the protein MPGTPNYTGLAGHSHDTLPQAGVLLVNLGTPDAPTAAAVRPYLAQFLGDPRVIEYPRLLWMAILHGVILRVRPKRSAHAYARIWTEQGSPLRVGSEALAAALQTELGRRRPGPIRVALAMRYGKPAVADTIAQLQREGVRRLLVLPLYPQYSATSTGSVFDAVADTIKGLRWPPELRQINDYHAEPAYIAALADSVRAHWERNGRGEKLLMSFHGIPERYLRNGDPYFCQCHATARLLREALGLSADEAPMSFQSRVGRERWLHPYTDETVKAFGAQGIKRIDVISPGFAVDCLETLEEIAMQNGEFFREAGGDTLSYIPCLNATSTHVDAIADLVLRHTQGWPEFAEDYDAAAAAVRLAEARERARKAGAHA
- a CDS encoding COX15/CtaA family protein, coding for MSPRTVKILRTLALLAALFAFGVVMFGAFVRLSNAGLSCPDWPTCYGKATWPGHAQDIAQANQAFPDRPFETHKAWREQVHRFLAGSLGVMVLAIAVVAAWRRRFAVSAVLVAAVFAAVGVVMYMRGEHVVSSCLSALAIALPLVAAATLPRPGAWKVGVAVLAVIIFQAMLGMWTVTLLLKPIVVMGHLLGGLATFALLAWAALRWWRVGSPDDRYAALRAPVALGIAVLVCQIALGGWTSSNYAALACGTDFPKCLGEWWPQTDFHEGFVLWRGIGVNYEGGVLDMAARSAIQIAHRIGALVTFCYLGWLSHRLARAGLRKAGIAVAVVLVAQVLLGIGNVHLGLPLPVATAHNGVAALLLFTLLVALASTQRLPAPESP
- a CDS encoding alpha/beta fold hydrolase; this encodes MRELTVSVPGLELSALAWGQPDAPPLLMVHGWLDNAASFALIAPRLANRFHVIALDLPGHGRSDHLPDSTIYQYLDYARAVLAAADALALPRFHLLGHSLGAGVATMVAIAAPERIRGLALIEGLGPLGDDGSRTLDRFREAMVVTPGATRPLRVFPSIEDAARARAMASGLDADLARPIVERGLREVEGGYSWRSDPRLSRPTAIRLAETQIMALLLGLAAPTSLLLARPHPPYLEPEALQVRIDCVDDIHVTHMDGGHHLHLEHPERVTDWLRDALDR